In the genome of Pristis pectinata isolate sPriPec2 chromosome 10, sPriPec2.1.pri, whole genome shotgun sequence, one region contains:
- the LOC127574900 gene encoding cyclic GMP-AMP synthase-like, which translates to MSQKAVPRRSGDSAAAKPTGSGAKPKGRRGEGRDPERRPRHSGGAGVEDDSSHGGPADTGGKNRGRGERNASSRRSAGDKENIPGRAARVKDTIPGRAAGDKGIIPGRAAGDKGIIPGRAAGDKGIIPGRAAGDKDTIPGRAAGDEGKNASSDVGSGTSRAAGASRDAEDGTDIRAPRTGGSEGAGDLDKLLRTVLGNLRIRSDERSKAARLVNQVVDHLLRYISKDPNFASIKKLPSGSYYEKVKISEPNEFDIMITVPVGRIKYTEADFEGAFYQVEFKRCTGANPLVQFVSNGKLSAEKMLCHLRNLIKVAARSLPDFNIKVERKKSGSPAVTLEIEGECVPISLDIVLALEVKTQSWPPSTTEGLKIEKWLGNKVRSEFRREPFYLVPKQQPLENVQGAKTESQEEMWRISFSHIEKKIIMNHGSSKTCCESNSPKCCRKSCLKLLKNLIQKLKEKHCRILACVCSYHAKTTLLHACVKWPKDDMWQLEDLADCFLRLLANFIEHLKSENLPHFFIPSYNLFDPRIFDPKSRIRLLDFVKKERSKNFPIFGVNLSSQ; encoded by the exons ATGAGCCAGAAGGCGGTACCGAGAAGGAGCGGCGACTCAGCGGCGGCCAAGCCCACCGGCTCTGGCGCCAAACCCAAGGGCCGCCGGGGGGAAGGACGCGACCCGGAGCGGCGGCCGCGCCACAGCGGCGGTGCTGGTGTCGAAGACGACAGCTCCCACGGCGGCCCCGCAGACACCGGCGGGAAGAACAGGGGCAGAGGTGAAAGGAACGCCAGCTCCCGTAGATCTGCTGGCGACAAGGAAAACATTCCCGGCAGGGCTGCTCGTGTCAAGGACACCATTCCCGGCAGGGCTGCTGGCGACAAGGGAATCATTCCCGGCAGGGCTGCTGGCGACAAGGGAATCATTCCCGGCAGGGCTGCTGGCGACAAGGGAATCATTCCCGGCAGGGCTGCTGGCGACAAGGACACCATTCCCGGCAGGGCTGCTGGCGACGAGGGGAAGAATGCCAGCAGCGATGTGGGCAGTGGGACCAGCAGGGCTGCGGGCGCATCGAGAGATGCCGAGGACGGGACAGACATCAGAGCCCCGCGGACTGGCGGCAGTGAGGGAGCCGGAGACTTGGACAAATTGCTGAGGACTGTGCTCGGCAATCTGCGGATTAGGTCGGATGAGCGATCCAAAGCAGCGAGGCTGGTGAACCAGGTGGTGGACCATTTGTTGCGTTACATCAGCAAGGATCCTAATTTTGCATCTATTAAGAAGTTGCCAAGTGGTAGTTACTACGAAAAGGTGAAG ATTTCGGAACCAAATGAATTTGATATAATGATCACAGTCCCTGTTGGAAGAATCAAGTATACAGAGGCAGATTTTGAAGGTGCTTTCTACCAAGTTGAGTTTAAAAGATGTACAGGTGCCAACCCTCTTGTTCAGTTTGTTTCTAATGGAAAGCTATCAGCTGAAAAAATGCTTTGTCACCTCAGGAACCTCATAAAAGTGGCAGCAAGATCATTGCCAG ACTTCAATATAAAAGTGGAAAGGAAGAAATCGGGGAGTCCGGCTGTGACGCTTGAGATTGAGGGAGAATGTGTGCCAATCTCTCTAGACATAGTGTTAGCTCTGGAAGTGAAGACACAGAGCTGGCCACCAAGCACTACCGAAGGTCTGAAAATTGAAAAATGGTTGGGAAACAAGGTCAGAAGTGAATTCAGACGGGAGCCTTTTTACCTGGTGCCGAAACAGCAGCCACTTGAGAATGTACAAGGAGCCAAAACTGAATCTCAGGAAG AAATGTGGCGAATCTCATTCTCGCACATTGAGAAGAAGATAATCATGAACCATGGCAGCTCAAAGACTTGCTGTGAGAGTAATTCGCCTAAATGTTGCAG GAAATCCTGCCTGAAGCTTTTGAAAAACCTCATTCAGAAACTGAAGGAGAAGCATTGCCGCATATTGGCATGTGTCTGCTCATACCACGCAAAGACAACACTGCTCCATGCATGTGTCAAGTGGCCTAAAGATGACATGTGGCAGCTTGAAGACCTTGCTGACTGCTTTCTCCGGCTCTTGGCCAACTTCATTGAACATTTGAAAAGTGAAAACCTCCCTCATTTCTTCATCCCCTCCTACAATCTCTTTGACCCTCGAATATTTGATCCAAAAAGTAGAATTCGCCTGCTAGACTTCGTTAAGAAAGAGAGATCTAAAAACTTTCCCATCTTCGGGGTAAATCTGTCGTCACAGTGA